The following proteins are encoded in a genomic region of Melopsittacus undulatus isolate bMelUnd1 chromosome 8, bMelUnd1.mat.Z, whole genome shotgun sequence:
- the MAFK gene encoding transcription factor MafK isoform X2, protein MTTNPKPNKALKVKEESGENAPVLSDDELVSMSVRELNQHLRGLTKEEVIRLKQRRRTLKNRGYAASCRIKRVTQKEELERQRVELQQEVEKLARENSSMKLELDALRSKYEALQTFARTVARGPITPTKVATTSVITIVKSAEISSSSVPFSAAS, encoded by the exons ATGACGACTAATCCCAAACCGAACAAGGCATTAAAG GTAAAGGAGGAGTCAGGAGAGAATGCCCCAGTGCTGAGTGATGATGAACTCGTGTCAATGTCCGTACGGGAGCTGAACCAGCACCTGAGGGGTCTCACCAAAGAGGAGGTCATCCGTCTGAAGCAGCGGAGGCGCACGCTGAAGAACCGGGGCTACGCTGCCAGCTGCCGCATCAAGCGCGTGACTCAGAAAGAGGAGCTGGAGAGGCAGCGGGTTGAGCTGCAGCAAGAGGTGGAGAAGCTGGccagagaaaacagcagcatgaagctAGAGCTGGATGCCTTGCGCTCCAAGTACGAAGCACTCCAGACCTTTGCTCGTACTGTGGCGCGAGGGCCCATCACCCCGACCAAAGTTGCCACCACCAGTGTCATCACCATCGTGAAATCAGCcgaaatctcatccagttctgTGCCGTTCTCAGCAGCCTCCTAG